The proteins below come from a single Geobacillus thermoleovorans genomic window:
- a CDS encoding PH domain-containing protein, translating into MLRNSGKPISEKAITVWRWTGALGTLVSGAVIGGMAWVLARFHVPKWCLGMLAGIWLIEVVLWVGWVPVLRQRRWRYAIREEEIDIQRGVWSTKRTLIPMTRVQYVDVRQGPLLKRYGLASIAVFTAAAAHEIPALPMEEAERLCCLIAEWAKVADDNDA; encoded by the coding sequence ATGCTTCGCAACAGCGGTAAACCGATTTCGGAAAAAGCCATCACCGTGTGGCGTTGGACCGGAGCGTTGGGGACATTGGTTTCTGGCGCCGTCATTGGCGGAATGGCGTGGGTGCTGGCGCGCTTTCATGTCCCGAAATGGTGTTTGGGGATGTTAGCCGGCATCTGGTTGATTGAAGTGGTTCTATGGGTGGGATGGGTGCCTGTGCTTCGCCAGCGCCGTTGGCGTTACGCTATTCGCGAAGAAGAAATCGACATTCAGCGCGGGGTCTGGTCTACGAAGCGAACGCTCATTCCGATGACCCGCGTTCAGTATGTCGATGTGCGGCAAGGCCCGCTCCTTAAGCGGTATGGATTGGCTTCCATCGCGGTGTTCACGGCGGCGGCCGCTCATGAAATTCCCGCTCTTCCGATGGAAGAAGCAGAACGGCTTTGCTGCTTGATTGCGGAGTGGGCGAAGGTGGCGGATGACAATGACGCGTAA
- a CDS encoding TVP38/TMEM64 family protein, with the protein MEERMIEFLQAYGGAAYFLSLACNVAISVLGVVPSTFLTAANLTVFGFWPGFWVSFAGEALGAVVSFVLYRKGLRRWSQTTWLSHPKVKPLLHASGKEAFGLIFALRLLPFVPSGVVTFVAAIGRTSFPVFAAASSLGKLPALWMEAYAVDQVIRVTWQGKLILAVLSGAMFLFIWRKIRKKIPE; encoded by the coding sequence ATGGAAGAACGGATGATTGAGTTCCTTCAAGCATACGGCGGAGCGGCGTACTTCTTGAGTCTAGCCTGTAATGTGGCGATCAGCGTGCTCGGGGTCGTACCAAGCACCTTTTTGACTGCCGCCAATTTGACCGTTTTCGGATTTTGGCCCGGCTTTTGGGTGTCGTTTGCCGGCGAGGCGCTCGGAGCGGTCGTCTCGTTTGTCTTGTATCGAAAAGGACTTCGCCGATGGAGCCAAACCACATGGCTTTCCCATCCCAAGGTGAAACCGTTGCTTCATGCCAGTGGCAAGGAGGCGTTTGGGCTCATTTTCGCGCTTCGACTGTTGCCGTTTGTGCCATCAGGGGTGGTAACGTTTGTCGCCGCCATCGGCCGCACGTCCTTCCCCGTCTTTGCGGCCGCCAGTTCGCTCGGCAAGCTCCCAGCTTTATGGATGGAAGCGTATGCTGTCGATCAGGTGATCCGCGTCACGTGGCAAGGAAAACTCATTCTTGCTGTTTTATCCGGAGCCATGTTTTTGTTTATTTGGCGGAAGATAAGGAAAAAGATTCCTGAATGA
- a CDS encoding enoyl-CoA hydratase/isomerase family protein, with the protein METSHLLVEQSGSVLWLTLNRPERLNAFSPEMIAGLTDEIERAAADDAVRVIVLSGAGRAFCAGGDVKTMGQSSAPQAYEHIGRLNRLILAMKSCEKPIMAAVHGVAAGAGFNLALACDVILAAEDSQFILSFAKVGLVSDGGGSYWLPRLVGPHLAKQFFFTADPISARRLYELGVLSEVVPAEKLREATESLASKLAGGPTKAIGKQKRLIEHALTATLEEILEEERLVQGLMVETEDHREGVTAFKEKRSPVFQGK; encoded by the coding sequence ATGGAAACCTCGCATTTGCTTGTGGAACAATCCGGTTCTGTATTATGGTTGACGCTGAATCGCCCGGAGCGGCTCAATGCCTTCAGCCCGGAGATGATTGCCGGACTGACGGATGAAATCGAACGCGCCGCGGCGGATGATGCCGTCCGCGTCATCGTCTTATCCGGCGCTGGGCGGGCGTTTTGCGCCGGCGGGGATGTGAAAACGATGGGGCAGTCGAGCGCCCCGCAGGCGTATGAGCATATCGGCCGACTCAACCGGCTCATTTTGGCGATGAAATCATGCGAGAAACCGATCATGGCCGCCGTGCACGGCGTGGCGGCCGGAGCTGGGTTCAATTTGGCGCTGGCTTGCGATGTGATCCTCGCGGCCGAAGACAGTCAATTCATTTTGAGCTTTGCGAAAGTCGGCCTTGTCTCCGACGGTGGCGGGTCGTATTGGCTCCCGAGGCTTGTCGGTCCGCATTTGGCGAAACAGTTTTTCTTCACCGCCGATCCGATTTCAGCCCGTCGCCTGTATGAATTGGGCGTCCTAAGCGAGGTCGTCCCAGCTGAGAAACTGCGCGAGGCGACAGAATCGCTCGCCTCGAAGCTGGCGGGTGGGCCCACGAAAGCCATCGGAAAACAAAAACGGCTGATTGAACACGCGCTGACCGCGACACTCGAGGAGATTCTCGAAGAAGAGCGTCTCGTTCAAGGGTTGATGGTGGAAACCGAAGACCATCGCGAAGGGGTGACGGCGTTTAAAGAGAAACGGAGCCCGGTGTTCCAAGGAAAATAA
- a CDS encoding amino acid permease encodes MEHSRPSLQKGLLPRHVQLMALGGMIGTGIFKGSSDTIHMAGPSVILTYLLGGALLFLIMAALAEMAIAYPGENVQHLIRRAFGFRWSFLVGWLYWANWTLVTVVELLAAGSFLRYWMPAVPLWLLALSCALFIIVLNLFPVRYYGETEFWLAGLKVAALGLFILLGVGMWLGVIEGADGNPWSRYATYDAWFPHGIGGMISALLVVMFSYGGAELIGVAVTEMKDADRVLPRVIQTTIWRVIGFYVLPIAIICGIMPWSAVSAENSPFVQVLEATGIPGAAHVMNAVLLVAVLSAANTGVYATSRLLFSMAEQGEASRRLLRTTRHGVPLYGMGMVAVCIALGVVGAYLAPGRIIGELMTIPGFTVLIVWMMIGAAQLKLRPHYDTNPFFRVKGFPYTTLIAVVSLGAIWVSFLFQHDHRIGSVLCLVILAVLAMYGAVKEKQRRLPEQNIDEQSA; translated from the coding sequence ATGGAACATTCCCGCCCCTCATTGCAAAAAGGGCTGCTGCCTCGCCATGTGCAGTTGATGGCGCTCGGCGGCATGATCGGCACCGGCATTTTCAAAGGGAGCTCTGATACGATTCACATGGCCGGACCGAGCGTTATTCTTACGTATCTCCTCGGCGGCGCGCTGTTGTTTCTCATTATGGCCGCCTTAGCGGAGATGGCCATCGCCTATCCGGGTGAAAACGTTCAGCATTTGATCCGCCGGGCGTTTGGATTTCGCTGGTCGTTTCTCGTCGGGTGGCTGTATTGGGCGAACTGGACGTTGGTCACGGTCGTCGAGCTGCTGGCGGCAGGCAGTTTTTTGCGCTATTGGATGCCGGCGGTGCCGCTTTGGCTGCTCGCTCTTAGCTGCGCGCTGTTTATCATCGTGCTGAACTTGTTTCCTGTTCGCTACTATGGGGAAACAGAATTTTGGCTCGCTGGGTTGAAAGTGGCGGCGCTGGGGCTGTTCATCTTGCTTGGGGTCGGCATGTGGTTGGGAGTGATCGAAGGAGCGGACGGAAACCCATGGAGCCGTTATGCGACGTACGACGCCTGGTTTCCGCATGGGATCGGCGGCATGATCAGCGCCCTGCTTGTCGTCATGTTTTCATACGGCGGGGCGGAGCTGATCGGTGTAGCGGTGACGGAGATGAAAGACGCCGACCGGGTGCTGCCGCGGGTGATCCAAACGACGATATGGCGGGTCATCGGCTTTTATGTGTTGCCGATCGCCATCATTTGCGGCATCATGCCCTGGAGCGCCGTATCGGCGGAAAACAGCCCATTCGTCCAAGTGCTCGAGGCCACTGGCATTCCGGGCGCCGCCCATGTGATGAACGCTGTTTTGCTTGTGGCCGTCTTATCGGCAGCCAACACCGGGGTGTACGCCACGTCTCGCTTGCTCTTTTCCATGGCTGAGCAAGGAGAAGCGAGCCGCCGCTTGTTGCGGACGACGCGACACGGGGTTCCGCTTTACGGGATGGGAATGGTCGCCGTCTGCATCGCTCTAGGGGTCGTTGGCGCGTACTTGGCGCCGGGGCGGATCATCGGCGAGCTGATGACAATCCCTGGGTTTACGGTGCTGATCGTCTGGATGATGATCGGCGCGGCCCAACTCAAACTGCGGCCGCATTACGACACGAATCCGTTTTTCCGCGTCAAAGGATTTCCGTACACGACGCTCATCGCCGTCGTGTCGCTCGGCGCGATTTGGGTGAGCTTTTTATTCCAGCATGATCATCGAATCGGGTCGGTTCTTTGCCTAGTGATCTTGGCGGTTCTGGCGATGTATGGGGCGGTCAAAGAAAAACAGCGCCGGCTGCCGGAACAGAACATCGACGAACAATCTGCATGA
- a CDS encoding DNA topoisomerase III has protein sequence MKSLVLAEKPSVARDIARVLGCKQAHKHYFEGKQHIVTWALGHLVELKMPEDYDRKYETWRLEDLPIIPKKMGLKVIRQTSHQFRAIERLAKRPDVKDVIIATDAGREGELVARWILEMIGWTKPIWRLWISSQTDRAIRDGFRQLKPGAQFDRLYQSAVCRAEADWLIGLNVSRALTTKYNDPLSAGRVQTPTLAMIIEREREIQSFVPVPYWTIRAKIGSITAVWERHGGHRLFDQDEAKQLIARLDGQPARVVSVKRKRKSEPVPLPYDLTELQRDANKRFGFSAKKTLSVLQRLYEQHKLVTYPRTDSRYLPSDMEATMTERLLAMKSGYEDVIAPLLAKGKAKAAKRVFNDDKVTDHHAIVPTDERLNLSRLSTDERKLYDLIARRFLALFFPPYESETTTAVFDIGGEMFVAKETAVVNFGFKAVLGKEETDAKPTLSHLAEGQTLPSVQLEREQSFTEPPARYSEADLLAQMEKYGLGTPATRADIIERLVETEVVERKDGRFYPTKKGKQLIELVNEELKSPELTARWERELEAIARGKGNPQQFLANIRRQTETLVAEIKQSEQVYKAPNLTNLTCPECGALLKERKTKDGRMLVCSNLACRYRRRRDPKLSNRRCPQCHRRMEMHEGKAGMYFQCRPCNIVEKADETKRIAAKGSERALLKKYSPANESFGTSLGELLKQALNEKKE, from the coding sequence ATGAAATCGCTCGTGTTAGCGGAAAAGCCGAGCGTCGCTCGCGACATCGCCCGCGTGCTCGGTTGCAAGCAAGCGCATAAACATTATTTTGAAGGAAAGCAGCATATTGTCACCTGGGCGCTCGGCCATTTAGTTGAGCTGAAGATGCCGGAAGACTACGACCGGAAATACGAAACATGGCGGCTGGAGGACTTGCCGATCATCCCAAAGAAAATGGGCTTGAAAGTCATCCGGCAAACGAGCCACCAGTTTCGCGCCATTGAACGGTTGGCGAAACGACCGGATGTGAAAGATGTCATCATCGCGACCGACGCGGGCCGTGAAGGGGAGCTTGTGGCGCGCTGGATTTTAGAGATGATCGGTTGGACGAAGCCGATTTGGCGGCTATGGATTTCGTCGCAAACCGACCGCGCCATCCGCGACGGCTTCCGCCAACTCAAGCCCGGGGCGCAGTTTGACCGGCTGTATCAATCGGCCGTCTGCCGCGCCGAAGCCGACTGGCTGATTGGGTTAAACGTCTCGCGCGCCTTGACGACAAAATACAACGATCCGCTTTCGGCCGGGCGCGTGCAAACGCCAACGCTCGCGATGATCATCGAGCGCGAACGCGAGATCCAATCGTTCGTTCCCGTGCCATATTGGACGATTCGGGCGAAGATTGGTTCCATCACGGCCGTATGGGAGCGGCATGGAGGACATCGTCTGTTTGACCAAGACGAAGCGAAGCAGCTGATCGCCCGCCTTGACGGTCAACCGGCGCGCGTCGTGTCAGTCAAGCGGAAACGAAAAAGCGAGCCCGTCCCGCTGCCGTATGATTTAACTGAGCTGCAGCGGGATGCGAACAAGCGGTTTGGCTTTTCGGCGAAAAAGACGCTCTCGGTGTTGCAGCGGCTGTATGAACAACACAAGCTCGTCACGTACCCGCGCACCGATTCGCGTTATTTGCCAAGCGATATGGAAGCGACGATGACCGAGCGGTTGTTGGCGATGAAATCCGGTTATGAGGACGTCATCGCTCCGCTCCTTGCCAAAGGCAAAGCCAAAGCAGCCAAGCGGGTATTTAACGATGACAAAGTGACCGATCATCACGCCATCGTTCCAACGGATGAGCGGCTCAACCTTAGCAGGCTGTCGACTGATGAGCGCAAGCTGTATGATCTCATCGCCCGTCGCTTTTTGGCGCTGTTTTTCCCGCCGTATGAATCCGAAACGACGACAGCTGTCTTTGACATCGGCGGCGAAATGTTTGTCGCCAAGGAGACGGCGGTTGTGAACTTCGGATTTAAAGCGGTTCTCGGCAAAGAAGAAACGGATGCCAAACCGACGTTGTCACACCTCGCAGAAGGTCAGACGCTCCCATCGGTGCAGCTTGAGAGGGAACAATCGTTCACCGAACCGCCCGCCCGTTATTCGGAAGCCGATTTGCTCGCGCAAATGGAGAAATACGGGCTCGGCACGCCGGCGACAAGAGCGGACATCATCGAACGGCTGGTTGAAACCGAAGTAGTCGAGCGAAAAGACGGACGGTTTTATCCGACGAAAAAAGGGAAACAGCTGATTGAGCTCGTCAATGAAGAGCTGAAATCGCCGGAATTGACCGCCCGCTGGGAGCGGGAGCTGGAGGCGATCGCCCGCGGGAAAGGAAATCCACAACAATTTTTGGCCAACATCCGCCGGCAAACCGAAACGCTTGTCGCCGAAATCAAGCAGAGCGAGCAGGTATACAAAGCGCCAAACCTCACAAATCTCACATGCCCAGAATGCGGTGCGCTTTTAAAAGAGCGGAAAACGAAAGACGGACGGATGCTTGTCTGCTCGAACTTAGCGTGCCGCTACCGCCGCCGGCGCGACCCGAAACTGTCGAACCGCCGCTGTCCGCAATGCCACCGGCGCATGGAAATGCATGAAGGAAAAGCAGGGATGTATTTCCAATGCCGCCCGTGCAATATTGTCGAAAAAGCGGACGAGACCAAACGCATCGCCGCAAAAGGCAGCGAACGGGCGCTTCTCAAAAAATACAGCCCGGCCAACGAATCGTTTGGCACGAGTTTAGGGGAGCTGCTCAAGCAGGCGTTGAACGAAAAAAAGGAATGA
- a CDS encoding PH domain-containing protein translates to MTRKARRRLHPIAIMAGLGKELKNMVVPLLVIMAAGSRHGFSWTDILVPLAALIYTLVMGVLSWLRFTYEWDDTCLVVEEGVFVRKKRSIPLERIHGISVTEGIWQRMAGVVQVHIETAGDALGEAEVTLRAISREEARRLQRCVEQAKHKAENASHPEPLANRPHPVLFTLSMKEVWVASLTSGGALGVVAALCAFLSQFSDFIPYEALVRDIQSTWNGHGRWYIALLILSILLAAYGVAIVQNMIRYASFVVRKQEDTIVIARGWLERKAVSVPVDRVQGVVIHENWLRRFFGYASVSIIHAGGALDGGPSGEVVLCPLVKKHRIVPIVQACLPEYRLDVPFCPLPQRAKSRYMLRPLYWLTIPVGVAAYMERPWGAGLLFVLPLALWIGARRYQAAGWALSSKQLSLRNGWFRRTTAHLLKRHVQSLEIATTWWQRKKQLATISASVMPVGTRSRVVDVDEEDAASIYRWLQGEKGDQT, encoded by the coding sequence ATGACGCGTAAAGCAAGACGCCGCCTCCATCCGATTGCCATTATGGCCGGGCTAGGAAAAGAATTAAAAAATATGGTCGTTCCTCTTCTAGTCATCATGGCAGCCGGCAGTCGCCATGGGTTTTCATGGACCGATATTCTTGTGCCGTTGGCCGCCCTCATTTACACGCTGGTCATGGGCGTTCTTTCTTGGCTTCGTTTTACATATGAGTGGGATGACACTTGCTTGGTCGTTGAAGAAGGGGTGTTTGTTCGCAAAAAACGTTCCATTCCGTTGGAGCGCATTCATGGGATTTCGGTGACAGAGGGAATCTGGCAGCGGATGGCGGGGGTCGTCCAAGTGCATATTGAGACGGCGGGCGATGCCCTCGGTGAAGCAGAAGTGACGCTTCGGGCCATATCAAGGGAAGAAGCCCGCCGCCTGCAACGATGCGTGGAACAGGCGAAACACAAGGCGGAAAACGCTTCCCATCCGGAACCACTCGCGAACCGCCCACATCCTGTTCTGTTTACCTTATCGATGAAAGAAGTATGGGTCGCTTCGTTGACAAGCGGTGGGGCGCTTGGCGTGGTCGCCGCTTTATGTGCGTTTTTGTCGCAATTTAGCGACTTCATTCCGTATGAGGCGCTTGTCCGTGATATTCAGTCGACATGGAACGGACATGGACGATGGTATATTGCTCTATTGATCTTGTCGATTCTCTTGGCCGCCTATGGAGTGGCCATCGTGCAAAATATGATCCGGTACGCTTCGTTTGTCGTGCGGAAACAAGAAGACACGATTGTGATTGCTCGCGGATGGTTGGAACGAAAAGCGGTGTCCGTCCCTGTTGACCGCGTCCAAGGCGTCGTTATTCATGAGAATTGGCTGCGCCGTTTTTTCGGATACGCCTCTGTATCCATTATTCATGCCGGCGGAGCGCTCGATGGCGGACCGTCAGGGGAAGTCGTTCTTTGCCCGCTGGTCAAAAAGCATCGCATCGTCCCCATTGTTCAGGCTTGTTTGCCCGAGTATCGCCTCGATGTGCCATTTTGTCCGCTTCCTCAGCGTGCAAAAAGTCGATATATGCTTCGCCCGCTTTATTGGTTGACGATTCCGGTTGGAGTTGCCGCGTATATGGAGCGTCCATGGGGAGCAGGGCTTTTGTTTGTGTTGCCGCTTGCTCTGTGGATCGGGGCGCGGCGCTATCAAGCGGCCGGCTGGGCGCTTTCCTCGAAGCAGCTGTCGCTCCGCAACGGCTGGTTTCGGCGAACGACCGCGCATTTGTTAAAGCGTCACGTCCAATCGTTGGAAATCGCAACGACATGGTGGCAAAGAAAAAAACAGTTGGCGACAATCTCGGCTTCCGTCATGCCGGTCGGCACCCGCTCCCGTGTCGTGGATGTGGATGAAGAAGATGCCGCTTCGATCTATCGCTGGCTGCAAGGGGAAAAGGGGGACCAAACATGA
- a CDS encoding LysE/ArgO family amino acid transporter, producing MMKAFLHGLILAFGLILPLGMQNVFILTQGAVQRRWRHALPAVLTASLCDTLLIFLAVLGVSLVWLGSAWLKTAVMGAGILFLLYMGWSTWKSEPSTGESEAAERFPPRKQIAFAALKAT from the coding sequence ATGATGAAGGCCTTTCTTCACGGGCTTATCCTTGCGTTTGGACTCATTTTGCCATTGGGGATGCAAAACGTGTTCATTTTGACCCAAGGAGCGGTCCAGCGGCGTTGGCGGCATGCCTTGCCGGCGGTGCTGACGGCGTCGTTGTGTGATACGTTGTTGATTTTCCTCGCCGTTTTGGGCGTCTCGCTCGTTTGGCTTGGTTCCGCTTGGCTGAAAACAGCCGTGATGGGGGCTGGCATTCTTTTTTTGCTGTATATGGGCTGGAGTACATGGAAGAGCGAGCCTTCAACAGGCGAAAGCGAAGCGGCGGAACGGTTTCCGCCCCGCAAACAAATCGCTTTTGCCGCCTTGAAAGCGACCTGA
- a CDS encoding sensor histidine kinase: MRKLSWKLGMLFFAFVLAIEMVLFVSLYATLVHARIEEEFAQLLARGNSHRNVLEKNNDRTTLAHVVMMESEAETDVAITDARRRIVSASSGIVPFAKRIIPLTNGRHIPRRGMMVETDWKRASHIAAVSPIQIRGETRGYVYMFQDTRSIRTMVYKLKHHFIVVGVLSVAITVLTIAFFSRAITMPLLRMKQATEALSRGDFSVRLEMKGNDELAQLGRAIQTLANDLAYLKQERSEFLASISHELRTPLTYVKGYADIARRPHLSEEQRANYMAIIYEEAEKIEKMVKDLFELAKLEQHSFQIEKQPTNLCSFLTKLCEKLRPAFQEKSLSLVCQCPGSVMAAIDRQRFEQVMINVLDNARKYAFSGTTVAVAVHLQKQGIVIAVSDEGTGIPPEDVPRIFERFYRVDKSRSRTSGGTGLGLAIAKEIVEAHGGTIAARSEQGKGTTILITLPEG, encoded by the coding sequence GTGCGAAAACTGTCATGGAAACTCGGAATGCTGTTTTTTGCCTTTGTCTTGGCCATTGAAATGGTGCTGTTCGTTTCCCTCTACGCTACGCTCGTCCATGCGCGCATCGAGGAAGAATTCGCGCAGCTGTTGGCGCGGGGAAACAGCCACCGCAACGTCTTGGAGAAAAATAACGATCGAACGACGTTGGCGCATGTCGTGATGATGGAATCAGAGGCGGAAACCGATGTCGCCATCACTGACGCCCGGCGCCGGATTGTATCGGCTTCTAGCGGCATTGTTCCGTTTGCCAAGCGCATCATTCCTTTAACGAACGGTCGCCATATTCCCCGCCGGGGAATGATGGTCGAAACCGACTGGAAGCGGGCATCGCATATCGCCGCCGTCAGCCCGATTCAAATCAGGGGTGAAACAAGAGGATATGTGTATATGTTTCAAGACACCCGCTCGATCCGGACGATGGTGTATAAACTGAAGCATCATTTTATCGTCGTTGGCGTGCTGTCGGTGGCGATCACCGTGTTGACCATCGCCTTTTTCTCCCGCGCCATCACGATGCCGCTCCTTCGCATGAAACAGGCGACCGAGGCGCTCAGCCGGGGGGATTTTTCCGTCCGCCTCGAGATGAAAGGCAACGACGAGCTGGCGCAACTCGGGAGAGCGATTCAAACGCTGGCCAACGATTTGGCGTATTTGAAACAAGAGCGGAGCGAATTTTTAGCGAGCATCTCTCATGAATTGCGCACGCCGCTGACGTATGTGAAAGGATACGCCGACATTGCTAGGCGTCCGCATCTGTCTGAGGAGCAGCGGGCGAACTATATGGCGATCATTTACGAAGAAGCGGAAAAGATTGAAAAGATGGTCAAAGATTTGTTTGAATTAGCCAAACTGGAGCAACACTCGTTCCAGATTGAAAAGCAGCCGACGAATCTTTGTTCGTTTTTGACAAAATTGTGTGAAAAACTGCGCCCCGCGTTTCAGGAAAAATCGCTGTCGCTTGTGTGCCAGTGCCCCGGTTCGGTCATGGCCGCGATCGATCGACAGCGGTTCGAGCAAGTGATGATCAACGTGCTTGACAATGCACGAAAGTACGCGTTTTCCGGCACGACGGTGGCCGTCGCCGTTCACCTTCAAAAGCAAGGAATCGTCATTGCCGTGTCCGATGAAGGAACCGGCATTCCGCCGGAAGATGTGCCCCGGATTTTCGAGCGGTTTTACCGGGTTGACAAATCGAGGTCGCGGACAAGCGGCGGGACCGGACTCGGTTTGGCGATTGCCAAAGAAATCGTCGAGGCGCACGGGGGAACGATCGCCGCTAGAAGCGAACAAGGAAAAGGAACGACCATCCTCATTACGCTGCCGGAGGGATAA
- a CDS encoding serine/threonine protein kinase, which produces MKRLFERHPLIARWFDRPHRNGTILHGRYEVIEELGMGSYGIAYKGCDHLTGRLVVIKQARRTKGEDGRRLLRREADVLARLRHPQIPRLYDRFVERGQPHLVMEYIDGETVEDRIFKLEAKYTEQEAFRLLKEVLEVVRHVHAFGIVHRDLRIPNIIWRDGTVAIIDFGLACRIGEPVDFRDDDPLEKRLRRKPHPRSDFYALGHFTLFLLYSAYEPISDEEKSWEEELDLSSNARRILRKMLQLDAPYDHVDELIDDVDQLLAEPIRNQAGAL; this is translated from the coding sequence ATGAAACGTTTGTTCGAACGCCATCCGCTCATCGCCCGCTGGTTTGACCGGCCGCATCGGAACGGAACTATACTTCATGGCCGCTATGAAGTCATCGAAGAGCTCGGGATGGGAAGCTACGGCATCGCCTACAAAGGGTGCGATCACCTGACAGGCCGTCTTGTCGTCATCAAACAAGCGCGGCGGACAAAAGGAGAAGACGGCCGCCGCTTGCTTCGGCGCGAAGCTGACGTGCTCGCCCGCCTGCGCCACCCGCAAATTCCGAGGCTGTATGATCGGTTTGTGGAGCGCGGACAGCCGCATCTCGTGATGGAGTATATCGACGGAGAAACGGTGGAAGACCGGATTTTCAAGCTGGAAGCCAAGTACACGGAACAAGAGGCGTTTCGATTGTTAAAGGAGGTGCTTGAGGTCGTCCGGCACGTCCATGCTTTCGGCATCGTCCATCGCGATTTGCGCATCCCGAACATCATTTGGCGCGATGGAACGGTGGCGATCATCGATTTCGGCTTGGCCTGCCGCATCGGCGAACCGGTGGATTTCCGCGATGACGACCCGCTGGAAAAGCGGCTGCGGCGCAAACCGCATCCACGAAGCGATTTCTATGCCCTTGGACACTTCACCTTGTTTTTATTGTATTCTGCCTATGAACCGATAAGTGACGAGGAAAAAAGCTGGGAAGAAGAACTTGACTTATCCTCGAACGCCCGCAGGATCTTGCGGAAAATGCTGCAGCTGGATGCGCCGTATGACCATGTTGACGAGTTGATCGACGACGTGGATCAGTTGCTCGCAGAACCCATCCGGAATCAAGCAGGGGCGCTTTGA
- a CDS encoding YdhK family protein, protein MKKLKMLLGTTSVMAALLLSACTGADDNKAPKENTASHTGHEGMNHSGSGEVPAGLKEAKQPKYPIGSQVIIHADHMPGMDGAKATVTGAFDTIVYTVTYTPTTGGKPVKNHKWVIHEEIENAGDKPFQPGDEVVLNADHMEGMKGAKAIIDSAQQTTVYMVDYIDTETGEQVTNHKWVTEDELSPAK, encoded by the coding sequence ATGAAAAAATTAAAAATGTTGCTAGGCACAACTTCGGTCATGGCAGCGCTCTTGCTATCCGCCTGCACCGGTGCAGACGACAACAAAGCGCCAAAGGAAAATACGGCTTCTCACACCGGTCATGAGGGAATGAACCACTCGGGTTCAGGAGAGGTGCCGGCTGGATTGAAGGAAGCGAAACAACCAAAGTATCCGATTGGAAGCCAAGTCATCATCCATGCGGATCATATGCCGGGAATGGATGGAGCCAAGGCGACTGTCACCGGTGCCTTTGACACGATCGTCTATACGGTCACATACACTCCAACCACGGGCGGGAAACCAGTGAAAAACCATAAATGGGTCATCCATGAAGAAATCGAAAACGCCGGTGACAAACCGTTCCAGCCGGGGGACGAAGTCGTCTTGAATGCCGACCATATGGAAGGGATGAAAGGCGCGAAAGCCATCATCGACTCTGCCCAACAAACGACGGTGTATATGGTCGATTACATCGATACAGAGACCGGCGAACAAGTGACCAACCATAAATGGGTGACCGAAGATGAACTTTCGCCGGCGAAATAA
- a CDS encoding response regulator transcription factor, giving the protein MYTLLLVDDEERMLDLLELYLAPNGYRCVKRRSGAEAIDYLRRHHADLVLLDVMMPELDGWETCRRIRSFSNVPIMMVTARDETADIVQGLKIGADDYVTKPFDEAELLARIEAVLRRTAGGRSAIRAAGLVWDEEEHTVRYEDKPIALTPKEFAILGLLLKHPNQVFSRGQIIASLWGYLADTEERTVDSHMKNIREKLRKAGFPADEYLQTVWGVGYKWEGRKS; this is encoded by the coding sequence ATGTATACCTTGCTGTTGGTTGATGATGAAGAGCGGATGCTTGATTTATTGGAATTGTATTTAGCGCCGAACGGCTACCGCTGCGTGAAACGGCGTTCGGGGGCGGAAGCCATTGACTATTTGCGGCGCCATCATGCCGATTTGGTGCTGCTTGATGTCATGATGCCAGAACTCGACGGATGGGAAACGTGCCGCCGCATCCGATCGTTTTCGAATGTGCCGATCATGATGGTCACCGCTCGCGATGAGACGGCGGATATTGTCCAAGGATTGAAAATCGGAGCGGACGATTATGTGACGAAACCGTTTGACGAGGCGGAACTGCTTGCTCGCATTGAAGCGGTGCTGCGCCGTACAGCCGGCGGTCGTTCCGCCATTCGCGCGGCCGGGCTTGTATGGGACGAAGAGGAACATACGGTCCGCTACGAAGATAAGCCGATTGCGTTGACGCCGAAAGAATTTGCCATTTTGGGACTGCTGTTAAAGCACCCGAATCAGGTGTTCAGCCGAGGGCAAATCATCGCATCGCTATGGGGCTATCTCGCTGATACGGAAGAGAGGACCGTTGACTCCCACATGAAAAACATCCGCGAAAAATTGCGTAAAGCGGGGTTCCCAGCGGACGAATATTTGCAGACGGTCTGGGGCGTCGGCTACAAATGGGAAGGGCGCAAGTCATAA